The following proteins are co-located in the Solea solea chromosome 21, fSolSol10.1, whole genome shotgun sequence genome:
- the ccz1 gene encoding vacuolar fusion protein CCZ1 homolog, producing MLMISPRMASGMQEKHYTPCLLNFFIYNPTFGPREGEEEKKILFYHPSDVEKNEKIRNVGLCEAIVQFTRTFCPTKPAESLHTQKNRQFFFEPEDNFWIVMVVRNPMIEKPNKDGKPPTVEYQEEEVLDTVYGAVVRQCYSMYKLFNGTFGRAMEAGGVELLIQKLEKFFYRYLQTLHLQSCDLLDVFGGISFFPLDKMTYLKIQSFVNRVEESLSLIKYTAFLYNDQLIWSGLEQEDMRILYKYLTTSLFPRHSEPELAGRDSPLRPEVAGNLLHYGRFLTGPNNLKDPEAKFRFPKIFVSTQDGYEELHLIVYKAMSAAACFMISASVEMTRDFCEQLDGLVGPQLTLLASDICEQFTVNRRISGPEKEPQFKFIYFNHMNLAEKSTIHMRKTASVCLTSVHPDLMKILGDINCDFARVDEDEEIIVKAMTDYWVVGKKSDQRELYVILNQKNANLIEVNEEVKKLCATQFNNIFFLD from the exons ATGCTGATGATAAG TCCCAGAATGGCTTCAGGAATGCAAGAGAAACATTACACGCCATGTCTGCTTAATTTTTTCATCTACAATCCTACATTTGGACCGCGAGAAGGAGAG gaggagaagaagatttTATTCTACCACCCCAGTGATGTTGAGAAGAACGAGAAGATCCGAAATGTCGGCCTCTGTGAAGCCATTGTACAGTTTACCAG AACATTCTGTCCGACCAAACCGGCAGAATCCTTGCACACACAGAAGAACCGTCAGTTTTTCTTTGAGCCCGAGGACAATTTCTGGATAGTCATG GTGGTTCGGAACCCAATGATAGAGAAACCAAACAAAGACGGTAAACCCCCCACAGTAGAATATCAGGAGGAGGAAGTACTT gACACTGTTTACGGTGCAGTTGTAAGACAATGCTACAGTATGTACAAG CTCTTCAATGGCACGTTTGGCAGAGCAATGGAAGCCGGCGGAGTGGAGCTGCTCATTCAGAAGCTGGAAAAGTTCTTttacagg TATCTGCAGACTCTCCACTTGCAGTCCTGCGACCTGCTGGATGTATTTGGGGGCATCAGCTTCTTCCCACTGGATAAGATGACCTACCTGAAGATCCAATCCTTTGTCAACAGAGTGGAGGAGAGTCTCAGCCTGATCAAATACACGGCCTTCCTCTACAACGACCAGCTTATCTG GAGTGGACTGGAACAAGAGGACATGCGTATCCTGTACAAGTACCTGACCACTTCACTGTTCCCCAGACATTCTGAACCTGAG TTGGCCGGCAGGGACTCTCCTCTGAGACCAGAGGTTGCTGGGAATTTGTTGCACTATGGAAG gtttttgACGGGACCGAACAACCTCAAAGATCCTGAGGCCAAATTCAGATTTCCCAAAATCTTTGTCAGCACACAAGACGGCTACGAGGAGCTGCATCTGATAGTTTATAAG GCGATGAGCGCCGCCGCTTGTTTTATGATCAGTG CGTCTGTGGAGATGACGAGAGACTTCTGTGAGCAGCTGGACGGTTTGGTGGGACCTCAGCTCACGCTGCTGGCGTCTGACATATGTGAACAGTTCACCGTTAACCGCAGGATATCTGG GCCAGAGAAGGAGCCTCAGTTTAAGTTCATCTACTTCAACCACATGAACCTGGCGGAGAAGAGCACCATCCACATGAGGAAGACGGCCAGCGTCTGTCTCACCTCCGTCCATCCAGACCTCATGAAGATCCTGGGAGACATCAATTGTGACTTTGCCAG ggttgatgaagatgaagagattATTGTCAAAGCGATGACAGATTACTGGGTCGTTGGCAAGAAGTCTGACCAGAGAGAACTGTATGTGATCCTGAATCAGAAGAACGCCAATCTGATCGAAGTCAATG aggAGGTTAAGAAGCTTTGTGCAACGCAgttcaacaacatttttttcctgGACTGA
- the dlgap5 gene encoding disks large-associated protein 5 isoform X3: MDTRFAHLRQRDTSVSMLRVKMSRRRSQSQKENRDRVVNTRRQLDKLPEMDASIAMANLSTIREKTQNNAQPAKSTAVEERLKQLERWKERKALEKEKEKRDKEHKGVFKTGLYHPKDAFIVPALPVVPAATKRSKETKMNTTLSQSTRVTRSMKQQQQVQQPLKTRDHNALAKKAPPAVERSTRTRVAPVKLTPAPTKVCAVEPVVANRPPVTAAPAVKDKPKHKAADVRSTRSRGIANPVAPPTVKESNCNATVDITAEPPVPTEPEQKEVEDMVVDHESADSIPAVEASSFAPQNFVFQAPVGLSDFKFDPLTPRSADAFLTPTFSLPPVPLFNIEPLTELSEPSPAKSPRRSPPPPSLTVARQTPGSPAEPKHDVLYFRSEIVNETDHLSTLCVQWESKVEDESIPEEMRDRMRTAVGQARLLMKERFHQFSGLVDDCELGRGEKITTCTDLQGFWDMVYYQVEDVKKKFEALREAEGRGWVEEHKPPPRQRKVVKKTVTAPAKPAATKAGGAKSRLAAAKAAMKARHQAAEAERAAEDVVCRSEDVPTLDAQDPQPQADAPNTDTVVFDGGFFQVESPAKGSGSVRRSSRLSVAAPPPASPTSNYLTPRRMTRRSLALAQTPVQSAPSPARSALTPAALRLTLDDAPESRQEREPAVNVSLCFSPVKEVTSEDGSPEPQTETSPASAPEPSTDKPVHSIPSICVVEDEDQPDEEADLVLPGSRRLSLSPCKSPSMSFTLSPCVSPSEPPTTSSSPPAAPAEQSLTEATPSRCQTPENSAIEEIPGLDFERYFQPSQRCSLSPPRETVAMETTSLLSSPVAVDIDMESPTDPDSRV, translated from the exons atggacactCGATTTGCTCACCTGCGCCAGCGGGACACCAGTGTGTCCATGCTGAGGGTAAAGATGTCCCGCAGAAGGTCTCAGTCCCAGAAGGAGAATCGTGACCGGGTCGTGAACACGCGCAGACAGCTGGACAAACTCCCAGAGATGGACGCCTCCATCGCGATGGCCAACTTGTCCACCATTAGGGAGAAGACGCAGAACAATGCACAGCCTGCTAAAA GTACAGCTGTAGAAGAAAGGTTGAAACAACTGGAGCGCTGGAAGGAGCGTAAAGCTCttgagaaggagaaagaaaagcgAGACAAGGAGCACAAAGGCGTTTTTAAGACCGGCTTGTATCATCCTAAGGACGCCTTTATTGTCCCCGCTCTGCCTGTGGTCCCTGCTGCCACAAAAAGATCCAAGGAG ACAAAAATGAACACGACTTTATCCCAGAGCACCAGAGTGACTCGCTcaatgaaacagcagcagcaagtgcAGCAG CCTCTGAAGACACGCGACCACAATGCTCTGGCAAAGAAAG CTCCACCCGCCGTGGAAAGATCAACCAGGACCCGCGTCGCTCCAGTGAAACTGACACCAGCTCCGACCAAAGTCTGCGCCG tGGAGCCCGTCGTCGCCAACAGGCCTCCTGTTACAGCAGCGCCCGCCGTGAAAGACAAACCCAAGCACAAAGCTGCAG ATGTCAGGAGCACAAGAAGTAGAGGCATTGCCAACCCTGTGGCGCCCCCTACTGTCAAAGAGAGTAACTGcaatg CGACTGTGGACATCACAGCTGAGCCTCCTGTCCCCACG GAGCCAGAGCAAAAGGAGGTGGAAGACATGGTGGTGGACCACGAGTCAGCTGACTCCATCCCTGCTGTGGAGGCGTCTTCATTTGCTCCACAGAATTTTGTCTTCCAGGCTCCCGTTGGTCTGTCGGACTTCAAGTTTGATCCTCTCACTCCTCGCTCGGCAGACGCCTTCCTCACTCCAAC CTTCAGTCTTCCACCAGTTCCTTTGTTCAACATTGAGCCTCTGACTGAACTAAGTGAACCTTCTCCAGCCAAGTCTCCCCGCcgctctccacctcctccatctctcacTGTGGCTCGTCAAACTCCAGGCAGCCCCGCGGAACCAAAGCATGACGTACTGTACTTCAG ATCAGAGATTGTGAATGAGACAGACCATCTTTCGACTCTGTGCGTCCAGTGGGAGTCTAAAGTGGAGGATGAGTCCATTCCAgaagaga tgagggACCGCATGCGCACCGCTGTCGGTCAAGCCAGGCTGTTGATGAAAGAGCGTTTCCACCAGTTCAGTGGTCTGGTGGACGACTGCGAGCTCGGCCGTGGGGAGAAGATCACCACCTGCACTGACCTGCAGGGATTCTGGGACATGGTTTATTACCAG GTAGAGGATGTCAAGAAGAAGTTTGAGGCTCTCAGAGAGGCAGAGGGTCGAGGCTGGGTGGAGGAACACAAGCCTCCACCACGACAGAGGAAAGTAGtgaag AAGACAGTAACTGCTCCTGCAAAGCCAGCAGCTACCAAAGCGGGAGGAGCCAAGTCTCGCCTGGCTGCGGCCAAAGCAGCGATGAAAGCCCGACATCAGGCGGCCGAGGCAGAGAGAGCTGCAGAAGATGTCGTATGTAGAAGTGAGGATGTTCCCACCCTGGACGCTCAGGATCCACAGCCTCAGGCAGACGCTCCAAACACGGACACCGTGGTTTTCGACGGAGGCTTCTTCCAGGTGGAGAGTCCAGCCAAAGGATCAG GTTCAGTGAGGAGGTCCAGTCGTCTGAGTGTTGCCGCGCCGCCTCCGGCGTCCCCCACGTCCAACTATCTCACACCGAGGAGGATGACGCGGCGGTCCCTGGCTCTGGCACAGACCCCGGTCCAGAGCGCTCCCTCTCCCGCTCGCTCCGCCCTCACTCCCGCCGCCCTGCGCCTCACCCTCGATGACGCTCCAGAGTCTCGGCAGGAGAGAGAGCCCGCTGtaaatgtctctctgtgtttctcacccGTCAAAGAAGTGACCTCAGAAGACGGAAGTCCAGAACCACAGACGGAAACAAGCCCGGCCTCTGCTCCTGAACCAAGCACAGACAAACCCGTTCATTCAATTCCATCCATCTGTGTTGTGGAGGATGAAGACCAACCAGATGAGGAGGCCGACCTTGTCCTGCCCGGCTCTCGGAGACTGTCCCTCTCCCCGTGCAAATCGCCCTCAATGAGTTTCACACTGTCGCCCTGTGTGAGTCCCAGTGAgcctcccaccacctcctcgtctcctcctgctgctcctgctgagcAGAGCCTCACTGAGGCCACGCCCTCGAGGTGTCAAACACCAGAAAACTCAGCTATTGAG GAAATCCCCGGGTTGGACTTTGAGCGTTACTTCCAGCCGTCGCAGAGGTGCAGCCTGTCACCGCCGCGGGAGACAGTCGCCATGGAGACGACGTCTTTGTTATCGTCACCCGTGGCAGTGGACATCGACATGGAGAGTCCCACAG atccGGACAGCCGAGTGTGA
- the dlgap5 gene encoding disks large-associated protein 5 isoform X1, producing MDTRFAHLRQRDTSVSMLRVKMSRRRSQSQKENRDRVVNTRRQLDKLPEMDASIAMANLSTIREKTQNNAQPAKSTAVEERLKQLERWKERKALEKEKEKRDKEHKGVFKTGLYHPKDAFIVPALPVVPAATKRSKETKMNTTLSQSTRVTRSMKQQQQVQQPLKTRDHNALAKKAPPAVERSTRTRVAPVKLTPAPTKVCAVEPVVANRPPVTAAPAVKDKPKHKAADVRSTRSRGIANPVAPPTVKESNCNATVDITAEPPVPTEPEQKEVEDMVVDHESADSIPAVEASSFAPQNFVFQAPVGLSDFKFDPLTPRSADAFLTPTFSLPPVPLFNIEPLTELSEPSPAKSPRRSPPPPSLTVARQTPGSPAEPKHDVLYFRSEIVNETDHLSTLCVQWESKVEDESIPEEMRDRMRTAVGQARLLMKERFHQFSGLVDDCELGRGEKITTCTDLQGFWDMVYYQVEDVKKKFEALREAEGRGWVEEHKPPPRQRKVVKKTVTAPAKPAATKAGGAKSRLAAAKAAMKARHQAAEAERAAEDVVCRSEDVPTLDAQDPQPQADAPNTDTVVFDGGFFQVESPAKGSGSVRRSSRLSVAAPPPASPTSNYLTPRRMTRRSLALAQTPVQSAPSPARSALTPAALRLTLDDAPESRQEREPAVNVSLCFSPVKEVTSEDGSPEPQTETSPASAPEPSTDKPVHSIPSICVVEDEDQPDEEADLVLPGSRRLSLSPCKSPSMSFTLSPCVSPSEPPTTSSSPPAAPAEQSLTEATPSRCQTPENSAIEEIPGLDFERYFQPSQRCSLSPPRETVAMETTSLLSSPVAVDIDMESPTALPAVSSVLTLHSPQIRTAECDLLLFTPDLKDRIRQSVCPNDLMVFTPPT from the exons atggacactCGATTTGCTCACCTGCGCCAGCGGGACACCAGTGTGTCCATGCTGAGGGTAAAGATGTCCCGCAGAAGGTCTCAGTCCCAGAAGGAGAATCGTGACCGGGTCGTGAACACGCGCAGACAGCTGGACAAACTCCCAGAGATGGACGCCTCCATCGCGATGGCCAACTTGTCCACCATTAGGGAGAAGACGCAGAACAATGCACAGCCTGCTAAAA GTACAGCTGTAGAAGAAAGGTTGAAACAACTGGAGCGCTGGAAGGAGCGTAAAGCTCttgagaaggagaaagaaaagcgAGACAAGGAGCACAAAGGCGTTTTTAAGACCGGCTTGTATCATCCTAAGGACGCCTTTATTGTCCCCGCTCTGCCTGTGGTCCCTGCTGCCACAAAAAGATCCAAGGAG ACAAAAATGAACACGACTTTATCCCAGAGCACCAGAGTGACTCGCTcaatgaaacagcagcagcaagtgcAGCAG CCTCTGAAGACACGCGACCACAATGCTCTGGCAAAGAAAG CTCCACCCGCCGTGGAAAGATCAACCAGGACCCGCGTCGCTCCAGTGAAACTGACACCAGCTCCGACCAAAGTCTGCGCCG tGGAGCCCGTCGTCGCCAACAGGCCTCCTGTTACAGCAGCGCCCGCCGTGAAAGACAAACCCAAGCACAAAGCTGCAG ATGTCAGGAGCACAAGAAGTAGAGGCATTGCCAACCCTGTGGCGCCCCCTACTGTCAAAGAGAGTAACTGcaatg CGACTGTGGACATCACAGCTGAGCCTCCTGTCCCCACG GAGCCAGAGCAAAAGGAGGTGGAAGACATGGTGGTGGACCACGAGTCAGCTGACTCCATCCCTGCTGTGGAGGCGTCTTCATTTGCTCCACAGAATTTTGTCTTCCAGGCTCCCGTTGGTCTGTCGGACTTCAAGTTTGATCCTCTCACTCCTCGCTCGGCAGACGCCTTCCTCACTCCAAC CTTCAGTCTTCCACCAGTTCCTTTGTTCAACATTGAGCCTCTGACTGAACTAAGTGAACCTTCTCCAGCCAAGTCTCCCCGCcgctctccacctcctccatctctcacTGTGGCTCGTCAAACTCCAGGCAGCCCCGCGGAACCAAAGCATGACGTACTGTACTTCAG ATCAGAGATTGTGAATGAGACAGACCATCTTTCGACTCTGTGCGTCCAGTGGGAGTCTAAAGTGGAGGATGAGTCCATTCCAgaagaga tgagggACCGCATGCGCACCGCTGTCGGTCAAGCCAGGCTGTTGATGAAAGAGCGTTTCCACCAGTTCAGTGGTCTGGTGGACGACTGCGAGCTCGGCCGTGGGGAGAAGATCACCACCTGCACTGACCTGCAGGGATTCTGGGACATGGTTTATTACCAG GTAGAGGATGTCAAGAAGAAGTTTGAGGCTCTCAGAGAGGCAGAGGGTCGAGGCTGGGTGGAGGAACACAAGCCTCCACCACGACAGAGGAAAGTAGtgaag AAGACAGTAACTGCTCCTGCAAAGCCAGCAGCTACCAAAGCGGGAGGAGCCAAGTCTCGCCTGGCTGCGGCCAAAGCAGCGATGAAAGCCCGACATCAGGCGGCCGAGGCAGAGAGAGCTGCAGAAGATGTCGTATGTAGAAGTGAGGATGTTCCCACCCTGGACGCTCAGGATCCACAGCCTCAGGCAGACGCTCCAAACACGGACACCGTGGTTTTCGACGGAGGCTTCTTCCAGGTGGAGAGTCCAGCCAAAGGATCAG GTTCAGTGAGGAGGTCCAGTCGTCTGAGTGTTGCCGCGCCGCCTCCGGCGTCCCCCACGTCCAACTATCTCACACCGAGGAGGATGACGCGGCGGTCCCTGGCTCTGGCACAGACCCCGGTCCAGAGCGCTCCCTCTCCCGCTCGCTCCGCCCTCACTCCCGCCGCCCTGCGCCTCACCCTCGATGACGCTCCAGAGTCTCGGCAGGAGAGAGAGCCCGCTGtaaatgtctctctgtgtttctcacccGTCAAAGAAGTGACCTCAGAAGACGGAAGTCCAGAACCACAGACGGAAACAAGCCCGGCCTCTGCTCCTGAACCAAGCACAGACAAACCCGTTCATTCAATTCCATCCATCTGTGTTGTGGAGGATGAAGACCAACCAGATGAGGAGGCCGACCTTGTCCTGCCCGGCTCTCGGAGACTGTCCCTCTCCCCGTGCAAATCGCCCTCAATGAGTTTCACACTGTCGCCCTGTGTGAGTCCCAGTGAgcctcccaccacctcctcgtctcctcctgctgctcctgctgagcAGAGCCTCACTGAGGCCACGCCCTCGAGGTGTCAAACACCAGAAAACTCAGCTATTGAG GAAATCCCCGGGTTGGACTTTGAGCGTTACTTCCAGCCGTCGCAGAGGTGCAGCCTGTCACCGCCGCGGGAGACAGTCGCCATGGAGACGACGTCTTTGTTATCGTCACCCGTGGCAGTGGACATCGACATGGAGAGTCCCACAG CACTGCCAGCGGTGTCTTCAGTCTTAACGCTTCACTCACCACAG atccGGACAGCCGAGTGTGACCTGCTTCTCTTCACCCCGGACCTGAAGGACAGAATACGTCAGTCCGTTTGTCCAAATGACCTCATGGTCTTCACTCCTCCCACTtaa
- the dlgap5 gene encoding disks large-associated protein 5 isoform X2, producing MDTRFAHLRQRDTSVSMLRVKMSRRRSQSQKENRDRVVNTRRQLDKLPEMDASIAMANLSTIREKTQNNAQPAKSTAVEERLKQLERWKERKALEKEKEKRDKEHKGVFKTGLYHPKDAFIVPALPVVPAATKRSKETKMNTTLSQSTRVTRSMKQQQQPLKTRDHNALAKKAPPAVERSTRTRVAPVKLTPAPTKVCAVEPVVANRPPVTAAPAVKDKPKHKAADVRSTRSRGIANPVAPPTVKESNCNATVDITAEPPVPTEPEQKEVEDMVVDHESADSIPAVEASSFAPQNFVFQAPVGLSDFKFDPLTPRSADAFLTPTFSLPPVPLFNIEPLTELSEPSPAKSPRRSPPPPSLTVARQTPGSPAEPKHDVLYFRSEIVNETDHLSTLCVQWESKVEDESIPEEMRDRMRTAVGQARLLMKERFHQFSGLVDDCELGRGEKITTCTDLQGFWDMVYYQVEDVKKKFEALREAEGRGWVEEHKPPPRQRKVVKKTVTAPAKPAATKAGGAKSRLAAAKAAMKARHQAAEAERAAEDVVCRSEDVPTLDAQDPQPQADAPNTDTVVFDGGFFQVESPAKGSGSVRRSSRLSVAAPPPASPTSNYLTPRRMTRRSLALAQTPVQSAPSPARSALTPAALRLTLDDAPESRQEREPAVNVSLCFSPVKEVTSEDGSPEPQTETSPASAPEPSTDKPVHSIPSICVVEDEDQPDEEADLVLPGSRRLSLSPCKSPSMSFTLSPCVSPSEPPTTSSSPPAAPAEQSLTEATPSRCQTPENSAIEEIPGLDFERYFQPSQRCSLSPPRETVAMETTSLLSSPVAVDIDMESPTALPAVSSVLTLHSPQIRTAECDLLLFTPDLKDRIRQSVCPNDLMVFTPPT from the exons atggacactCGATTTGCTCACCTGCGCCAGCGGGACACCAGTGTGTCCATGCTGAGGGTAAAGATGTCCCGCAGAAGGTCTCAGTCCCAGAAGGAGAATCGTGACCGGGTCGTGAACACGCGCAGACAGCTGGACAAACTCCCAGAGATGGACGCCTCCATCGCGATGGCCAACTTGTCCACCATTAGGGAGAAGACGCAGAACAATGCACAGCCTGCTAAAA GTACAGCTGTAGAAGAAAGGTTGAAACAACTGGAGCGCTGGAAGGAGCGTAAAGCTCttgagaaggagaaagaaaagcgAGACAAGGAGCACAAAGGCGTTTTTAAGACCGGCTTGTATCATCCTAAGGACGCCTTTATTGTCCCCGCTCTGCCTGTGGTCCCTGCTGCCACAAAAAGATCCAAGGAG ACAAAAATGAACACGACTTTATCCCAGAGCACCAGAGTGACTCGCTcaatgaaacagcagcagcaa CCTCTGAAGACACGCGACCACAATGCTCTGGCAAAGAAAG CTCCACCCGCCGTGGAAAGATCAACCAGGACCCGCGTCGCTCCAGTGAAACTGACACCAGCTCCGACCAAAGTCTGCGCCG tGGAGCCCGTCGTCGCCAACAGGCCTCCTGTTACAGCAGCGCCCGCCGTGAAAGACAAACCCAAGCACAAAGCTGCAG ATGTCAGGAGCACAAGAAGTAGAGGCATTGCCAACCCTGTGGCGCCCCCTACTGTCAAAGAGAGTAACTGcaatg CGACTGTGGACATCACAGCTGAGCCTCCTGTCCCCACG GAGCCAGAGCAAAAGGAGGTGGAAGACATGGTGGTGGACCACGAGTCAGCTGACTCCATCCCTGCTGTGGAGGCGTCTTCATTTGCTCCACAGAATTTTGTCTTCCAGGCTCCCGTTGGTCTGTCGGACTTCAAGTTTGATCCTCTCACTCCTCGCTCGGCAGACGCCTTCCTCACTCCAAC CTTCAGTCTTCCACCAGTTCCTTTGTTCAACATTGAGCCTCTGACTGAACTAAGTGAACCTTCTCCAGCCAAGTCTCCCCGCcgctctccacctcctccatctctcacTGTGGCTCGTCAAACTCCAGGCAGCCCCGCGGAACCAAAGCATGACGTACTGTACTTCAG ATCAGAGATTGTGAATGAGACAGACCATCTTTCGACTCTGTGCGTCCAGTGGGAGTCTAAAGTGGAGGATGAGTCCATTCCAgaagaga tgagggACCGCATGCGCACCGCTGTCGGTCAAGCCAGGCTGTTGATGAAAGAGCGTTTCCACCAGTTCAGTGGTCTGGTGGACGACTGCGAGCTCGGCCGTGGGGAGAAGATCACCACCTGCACTGACCTGCAGGGATTCTGGGACATGGTTTATTACCAG GTAGAGGATGTCAAGAAGAAGTTTGAGGCTCTCAGAGAGGCAGAGGGTCGAGGCTGGGTGGAGGAACACAAGCCTCCACCACGACAGAGGAAAGTAGtgaag AAGACAGTAACTGCTCCTGCAAAGCCAGCAGCTACCAAAGCGGGAGGAGCCAAGTCTCGCCTGGCTGCGGCCAAAGCAGCGATGAAAGCCCGACATCAGGCGGCCGAGGCAGAGAGAGCTGCAGAAGATGTCGTATGTAGAAGTGAGGATGTTCCCACCCTGGACGCTCAGGATCCACAGCCTCAGGCAGACGCTCCAAACACGGACACCGTGGTTTTCGACGGAGGCTTCTTCCAGGTGGAGAGTCCAGCCAAAGGATCAG GTTCAGTGAGGAGGTCCAGTCGTCTGAGTGTTGCCGCGCCGCCTCCGGCGTCCCCCACGTCCAACTATCTCACACCGAGGAGGATGACGCGGCGGTCCCTGGCTCTGGCACAGACCCCGGTCCAGAGCGCTCCCTCTCCCGCTCGCTCCGCCCTCACTCCCGCCGCCCTGCGCCTCACCCTCGATGACGCTCCAGAGTCTCGGCAGGAGAGAGAGCCCGCTGtaaatgtctctctgtgtttctcacccGTCAAAGAAGTGACCTCAGAAGACGGAAGTCCAGAACCACAGACGGAAACAAGCCCGGCCTCTGCTCCTGAACCAAGCACAGACAAACCCGTTCATTCAATTCCATCCATCTGTGTTGTGGAGGATGAAGACCAACCAGATGAGGAGGCCGACCTTGTCCTGCCCGGCTCTCGGAGACTGTCCCTCTCCCCGTGCAAATCGCCCTCAATGAGTTTCACACTGTCGCCCTGTGTGAGTCCCAGTGAgcctcccaccacctcctcgtctcctcctgctgctcctgctgagcAGAGCCTCACTGAGGCCACGCCCTCGAGGTGTCAAACACCAGAAAACTCAGCTATTGAG GAAATCCCCGGGTTGGACTTTGAGCGTTACTTCCAGCCGTCGCAGAGGTGCAGCCTGTCACCGCCGCGGGAGACAGTCGCCATGGAGACGACGTCTTTGTTATCGTCACCCGTGGCAGTGGACATCGACATGGAGAGTCCCACAG CACTGCCAGCGGTGTCTTCAGTCTTAACGCTTCACTCACCACAG atccGGACAGCCGAGTGTGACCTGCTTCTCTTCACCCCGGACCTGAAGGACAGAATACGTCAGTCCGTTTGTCCAAATGACCTCATGGTCTTCACTCCTCCCACTtaa